GATCACACCTCCCACAGCGGAGCTGAAGGCCGCGGTTACCAGGGCATGCTCTGCTTTTCCCTTTTTAGTTAACGGGAATCCGTCAAAGGTGGTGGCAATGGCTGATGGTGTCCCCGGTGTGTTGACCAGGATGGCTGCAATGCAGCCGCCATATATTGCTCCTACGTAAATGCCGCCCAAGGTCATTAGTGCCGGTACTGCGTCCATGGTGAAGGTAAAGGGTACTAAAAGGGCCATGGCCATGGTGGCGGTTAACCCGGGTAAGGCACCTACTATTATTCCAAAGCCTACACCTATTGCCATGATTAAAAAGTTGGTTGGTTGAGCTATATTGCTGAGTGCTGCTATAAAGTCGGCTGGCATGGCAAGTCTCCTTTCCAGGATACATGGTGGTTCCCGGGAGACTTAGCCCGGGAACCTTTAATGTTATTTTTTATTTTGCCTCTGCTTGTACTTTTTCTAATATTGCACTGTACTTGTCTTTCATTTCATTTATATATTGCTTCGATTCTTCTGCACCCATGGCCAGTGGCAGGAAGCCTTCTTCTTTCATTTGGGCGCGGATTTCTTCATCTTTGGCAATTTCTAAAAATGCTTTTTCCAGTTTTTCTATGATTCTCTTGTCTGTTTCCGGCGGAACTGCAACACCGCGGTCAATACTAGCTGTCATGTCTATATCTTGTTCCATAAAGGTTTTTACATCCGGCAGGGACTCAAATCTTTCTTTGGAACCAATGGCCAGTATCTTCATGTTTTCTTCTTGCTGCACAAGGTCGTTGGAGTTGGCCAGCAGTGCGTCTACGTGCCCGCCTAAAAAGCTCTGCAAGGACGGTGCCGCTCCCTGGGAGGGTACGTATTGGAATTCAGCACCGGTTTTGTCTTGCAGCTGCATTAAGGTGATGTGGTGTCCGGAATAGGTGCCGGAACCACCTACTATGATTTGACCGGGCTTGGCCTTGGCTGCCTCAATAAATTCATCCAGTGTGTTATAGGGTGAGTCCGGCTGTACTGCCAAGCCGATGGGTGTTCCCTGAAATAGTGCCACCGGGTTTACCTGGTCTGTTTCGTAGCCGGCATTTTCTCTGGCCAGCGGCTGCAGTATAATGTGTGGTATATTCATCCCGGTCAGGTAATAGCCGTCGGGATCTTTCCTTACCAGCTCTGACCAGCCTACTGCTCCGCCACCACCGGGTTTGTTTTCGATTACTACATTGACTCCCAGCTTTTCTTCCAGTGGTTTTTGCTGCCTGCGGGCTTCTAGGTCTGACTGACCGCCTGGATTAAACGGCACTACATATTTTATTGTCTTGGTGGGGTAGTTAAATTCGTCTTTTCCTTCTTCCCCGTTCTGTGCGCATCCCGCAAAGACACCGACCATCAACAGCAGTGACAGGATTGAGGCAAATACCTTAACTTTTTTCATTCTACTTGACCCTCCTGTAATTTAATGTTAAAATTAAGTGTTGGCAAGACTTACTAAACTCGTCCAAATAAAAATAAAAAAGTGATTAATTGTTTTTAAATACAAAAATTTTAAAAATTTTACCAAAATGGTTTATAGGTAACGGGAGAAGTTTCACCCTTCCCCCGTTACCCGTTTTTTTTTTATTCACTTAAGCAGAACGATAAAGCTTTGTTAATACATACTCAACGTGTCCCAATACTTCAGCCCTGGTCATACGCCCGTTAACCGTGCGCATCATCATTTCCATCAGGGCATCCCCAGCCTGTTCCAAATTCATTTCCATGCGCAACATGCCGCTGAGATCAACATCTATATGTTCACCCATAGTTTCTGCTGTTAACGGATTAGCCGTTAACTTAATCACCGGAACCACAGGGTTACCTACAATATTGCCCTGACCGGTGGGGAAAAAGTGCAACACCGAACCGGCGGCACCCCACAATGTAACAGCCTCGGCGGCAGCAGAAGAAGTATCCATGTACCATAAGCCTTTTCCGGTGGGAGCTTCAGCAGGTTTCAGGACACCTACATACTTGCATTTTCCGATTTTCTGGATGTTACCCATAGCTTTTTCTTCAATGGTAGTTAGGCCACCGGTAATATTCCCCTTTGTAGGCTGAGAACCGGAAAGGTCCACTCCCTGATCCAAAATAAATTGGTTATATTCACTCCAGGTTTTATAGAATTGTTCACCGACTTCCGGAGTTGCACCCCGGCTCTTTACAATATCTTCCCCGCCGGTAATTTCTGAAGTTTCACCGAACATAACAGTGGCGTTCATTTCCACCAAGCGTTCCACCGCCTTACCGACGGAAGGATTGGAAGCCAGTCCGGAAGTGGTATCAGACTCTCCACACTTGACAGATACCACCAGTTCGTCCACGCTACACTCTTCGCGCATCAGTTCAGTGGCCCATTGCACATATTCCATTGCTTTACGTGAAGCAGCTTCCACGGTTTTAAATTCCCCGCTCCGTTCAATGGCAAAACCGATAACCGGCTTTCCGGTCTTGGCAATACCTTCAACAATGACATTTGTCCATTCAGGCTCAATGCCTATTACCACAACAGCTGCAATGTTTGGGTTACTACCGGTTCCAATCAAGGTCCGGAAATATAAGTCCAGGTCCTCACCAAACTGCAGTCTTCCATAACCATGAGGAATAACCATGGTTCCCTTAACATTGTTGGCAACCTTTTCACTGGCTGAGTTTGACAAATCATCCAAAGGCAATATCAAAACGTTATTTCTAATCCCTACTCGACCGTTTTCCCGCCTGTAACCCCAAAACTTAGGAACATTCATCATTTACCACCTCGCAGTTTTCAAATTATGAGTGTGCACATGTTCACCTACGGCAATATCGTGAGTCGTAACACCAATGGGGAAACCGTATTTTATAATCTGGTTACCCTTAGTTACATCCACCAGAGCAATTTTATGACCCAATAGAATATCGCTATTGGAAACTACTTCAATTTCGTTTCCTTCTTCCATAAAATACCCTTTCACCGTTTCCCCGGCCTTAATATCGGTAACGGCTACCCCAACAGAATCATTTTTGTCGTGGACAAGAAACTTAACCATAATAATCCTCCTCTCTAAGATATAAGTAGTTTATGTTTTATAATTTACCCTCGCGGGGCAAAATGAAATAACCAGTTAGTTAACAAAATCTTTTACAACTTTTTACTATAACGGGGCTACGCTGAATTGGAGAGCCAGTTCATTTAGCTCATCCAATACCGGCTGGGAAACAGGAATTCCCTCCCGTTTGCGCTCAAGAAACTTATTAGTGCGGCGCTCCCCGGGAATGAAGATTTCTTCTACTCCTGTGGCCTTGGGTGAACCCTTAACTTCATTGACCATATGATCCAGGCGACTAATAAACATGTCCAGAGGCATCAATTTATTTATATCCAAGGTTATAAAAAAATGACCTATATCCACTGGCTCGGTACTGTCATCGTAAATCCAACCCACCCTGGGCCCATAAGCCGACCCGCTCAATATACCGGACATAATTTCTACAGCGAGCGCCAAGGCATAACCTTTCGGGCCGGCCATGGGGAGAACAGCCCCTTCCAGGGCTGCCTGGGCATCTGTAGTGGCCCTGCCTTCAGCATCTATGGCCCAGCCCTTCGGGATAGACCTTCCTTCCTTGGCGGCCGTAATAATGTTGCCCCGGGCCACCATGCTAGAGGACATATCAATTACTACCGGCTGATTTCTACCAGGAAAAGCGAAGGCAATAGGGTTTGTGCCAAAATAGGCCTTTTTCCCACCCCATGGGGTGATACCCGCAGGAGTATTGGTAAATGCCATACCCAACATATCGCTGGAAGCAGCCATTTTGCAATAATATGAAGATGCACCGTAATGGTTGCTGTGTTTAGCAGCTACCGCTCCCATACCTGTTTCCCCGGCCAGCTCAATTGCCACCTGCATAGAACGCACACCCACCAGCTGTCCCAACCCGTTGTCGCCATCTACTGTGGCCAGGCCGGGAGCGGTACGCTCAACCTTCATGTCCGCCTGAGGATTAATACGACCGTTTTGTATCCTGGACAAGTATATTGGCAGACGACTAATACCGTGGGTGTCCAGACCTTCCAGACTGGTGTCAACCAGCACATCAGCCACTACAGCAGCATCTTCTTCCGGTACACCGGCACCCTTAATAAGGTTCTTACAAAATTCAACAAGCTTATCAGCTGAAAATTGGGGCATTAGGGTCTCCTCCAAATTTTAATAATCTATTTTTCTTTAGCTCACGCAACAATGGGAAGCTTGTCCAGCCAGCACTTTGGAAACCTCTCGCGCCACCAGTACCGAGGTGCGAACCTGTGCTTCTTCGGTCAGGCCGGCAATATGCGGGCTGAGAATTATATTATCCAATTCTTTAAGGGGTGATTCCCCGGGGGGCTCCTGGGCTAACACATCCAGAGCCGCACCGGCAATTTGCTTGGATTTTAGCGCGTTAAACAGAGCATCTTCATTTATAATGCCACCGCGCGAAGTATTTATGATACAGGCAGTTGATTTCATGACAGCCAGGCTGTCTTTATTTATAATATTCCGCGTTTTTTTATTCAGTGGTACATGCAAACTTATAAAGTCGGAATCGGAAAGTACCTGCTCCAAATTGGTAAGGCACACACCAAATTCCGTGCAAGCCACCTCGTAAGGAGGCAAAAATGGATCAAAACCTATTACATTCATACCAAACGCCCTTGCCCGGGCCGCCAGACGGCTACCTATTTCTCCAACCCCCACAAGACCTAGCGTTTTACCATATAACTCGGACAATGTGAATGCTCGGCGATTCCAATTACCTGATTTCACATCACTGGTTGCCCGGGACAGCTGTCTCGAAAAAGTAAACATTGACGCAAAAACATATTCAACCACCGAAATTGCATTGGCGTTGCGGGCCACCACCACGTCAACATTTGAATCTTTACAGGCACTTAGATCAATATTATCCAGACCCACACCAAGACGTCCTAACACTTTTAATTTTGGTGCCGCCATGAGGAACTCTTTGTCAACCTTGGTCTGGTTCCTTACTATGACTGCGTCACTATCCGCTATTTCCGGCAATAATTTATCACTCTGCCAGAGGTTCGGGTCATAAACAACTTGGCCCAATTCCCTTAGAATTTCCAATCCTTCTTCCCATATTAATTCCGTTACAACAATTTTCATACTATCGCTCCTATAACTATGTAAATTTAAACCAGTTGCAG
This window of the Bacillota bacterium genome carries:
- a CDS encoding hydroxyacid dehydrogenase → MKIVVTELIWEEGLEILRELGQVVYDPNLWQSDKLLPEIADSDAVIVRNQTKVDKEFLMAAPKLKVLGRLGVGLDNIDLSACKDSNVDVVVARNANAISVVEYVFASMFTFSRQLSRATSDVKSGNWNRRAFTLSELYGKTLGLVGVGEIGSRLAARARAFGMNVIGFDPFLPPYEVACTEFGVCLTNLEQVLSDSDFISLHVPLNKKTRNIINKDSLAVMKSTACIINTSRGGIINEDALFNALKSKQIAGAALDVLAQEPPGESPLKELDNIILSPHIAGLTEEAQVRTSVLVAREVSKVLAGQASHCCVS
- a CDS encoding tripartite tricarboxylate transporter substrate binding protein gives rise to the protein MKKVKVFASILSLLLMVGVFAGCAQNGEEGKDEFNYPTKTIKYVVPFNPGGQSDLEARRQQKPLEEKLGVNVVIENKPGGGGAVGWSELVRKDPDGYYLTGMNIPHIILQPLARENAGYETDQVNPVALFQGTPIGLAVQPDSPYNTLDEFIEAAKAKPGQIIVGGSGTYSGHHITLMQLQDKTGAEFQYVPSQGAAPSLQSFLGGHVDALLANSNDLVQQEENMKILAIGSKERFESLPDVKTFMEQDIDMTASIDRGVAVPPETDKRIIEKLEKAFLEIAKDEEIRAQMKEEGFLPLAMGAEESKQYINEMKDKYSAILEKVQAEAK
- a CDS encoding Ldh family oxidoreductase, whose amino-acid sequence is MPQFSADKLVEFCKNLIKGAGVPEEDAAVVADVLVDTSLEGLDTHGISRLPIYLSRIQNGRINPQADMKVERTAPGLATVDGDNGLGQLVGVRSMQVAIELAGETGMGAVAAKHSNHYGASSYYCKMAASSDMLGMAFTNTPAGITPWGGKKAYFGTNPIAFAFPGRNQPVVIDMSSSMVARGNIITAAKEGRSIPKGWAIDAEGRATTDAQAALEGAVLPMAGPKGYALALAVEIMSGILSGSAYGPRVGWIYDDSTEPVDIGHFFITLDINKLMPLDMFISRLDHMVNEVKGSPKATGVEEIFIPGERRTNKFLERKREGIPVSQPVLDELNELALQFSVAPL
- a CDS encoding D-galactarate dehydratase, yielding MNVPKFWGYRRENGRVGIRNNVLILPLDDLSNSASEKVANNVKGTMVIPHGYGRLQFGEDLDLYFRTLIGTGSNPNIAAVVVIGIEPEWTNVIVEGIAKTGKPVIGFAIERSGEFKTVEAASRKAMEYVQWATELMREECSVDELVVSVKCGESDTTSGLASNPSVGKAVERLVEMNATVMFGETSEITGGEDIVKSRGATPEVGEQFYKTWSEYNQFILDQGVDLSGSQPTKGNITGGLTTIEEKAMGNIQKIGKCKYVGVLKPAEAPTGKGLWYMDTSSAAAEAVTLWGAAGSVLHFFPTGQGNIVGNPVVPVIKLTANPLTAETMGEHIDVDLSGMLRMEMNLEQAGDALMEMMMRTVNGRMTRAEVLGHVEYVLTKLYRSA